One genomic region from Phycodurus eques isolate BA_2022a chromosome 16, UOR_Pequ_1.1, whole genome shotgun sequence encodes:
- the med15 gene encoding mediator of RNA polymerase II transcription subunit 15 isoform X2 has translation MRKAGSGHNKSSTDMENHVYVKAKSREEYLSLVARLIIHYRDIHKKTLGGPDPINALTNLTGVGGGPGPVGMGPRPAGAPMGAMGQIGQHAMPGVSGNPQPLGGPAQLSMQQQQQNLQFQQFQAQQQQFQVQQQLRAQQQQNQQQQNQMHQSRMQQQQQQQMVQLQLQQQHAQAQAQAQSIQHMVQQQQAQPGPMQPLLQQQQAAMVPQSLAAQMAPAPQHVPINSLSQQQHQLKMQQAFQVRAALQQQQQAAAVQAQMAAASGQLVRPNMQMPARLTRPPPAPSIPPPNAAVTQQAQQHAMMSSPSPVQVQTPQSMPPPPQPSPQPPASQPNSASSGPTPSPGGFQPSPSPQPSQSPSTARTPQNYGVPSPGPLSTPGNPNSVMSPAGAASQEDQQYMEKLKQLSKYIEPLRRMINKIDKNEERKKDLSKMKSLLNILTDPNTRCPLKTLQKCEIALEKLKNDMAVPTPPPPPLATKQQYLCQPLLDAVMANLRSPVFNHSLHRTFAPAMAAIHGPPITGPPVSSRKRKSDEDERQTVPDILQGEVARLDVKFLVHLDPAHCSNNGAVHLVCKLEDKNLPSVPPLQLSVPADYPDQSPYWADHADQYGANHFLQAVHRTLASKLLQLPDKHSLTEVLHTWAQSVRQACLSAA, from the exons ATGAGGAAGGCGGGAAGCGGACATAACAAGTCCAGCACGGACATGGAGAACCACGTTTACGTCAAAGCAAAGTCCAGA GAGGAGTATCTGTCCCTGGTGGCCCGGCTCATCATCCACTACCGCGACATCC ACAAGAAAACCCTGGGAGGTCCAG ATCCCATCAATGCCCTGACTAACCTGACGGGCGTCGGAGGAGGCCCGGGCCCCGTCGGCATGGGACCCCGCCCCGCCGGTGCCCCCATGGGGGCCATGGGGCAGATAGGCCAGCACGCCATGCCCGGGGTGTCTGGAAACCCGCAACCCT TGGGGGGTCCCGCCCAGTTGTccatgcagcagcagcagcagaacttGCAGTTCCAACAGTTCCAGGCTCAGCAGCAGCAGTTCCAGGTTCAGCAGCAGTTGAGagcccagcagcagcagaaccagcagcagcagaaccAG ATGCATCAGTCCAGgatgcagcaacagcagcagcagcagatggTGCAGTtgcagctgcagcagcagcacgCGCAGGCGCAGGCGCAGGCGCAGTCCATCCAGCACATGgtccagcagcagcaggcgcAGCCGGGCCCCATGCAGCCGCTCCTGCAGCAGCAACAGGCCGCCATGGTTCCGCAGTCTCTGGCCGCGCAGATGGCGCCCGCTCCCCAGCACGTCCCCATCAACTCGCTGAGTCAGCAGCAGCACCAGCTCAAGATGCAGCAGGCCTTCCAG gtccGGGCGGCGttgcagcaacagcagcaggcGGCGGCCGTGCAGGCGCAGATGGCCGCCGCGTCAGGACAG CTGGTGCGACCCAACATGCAGATGCCGGCCCGGCTGACCCGCCCTCCCCCGGCCCCGTCCATCCCACCCCCCAACGCCGCTGTAACTCAACAG GCGCAGCAGCACGCGATGATGTCGTCGCCGTCGCCCGTGCAGGTCCAGACCCCCCAGTCCATGCCTCCGCCCCCTCAGCCCTCTCCTCAGCCTCCCGCTTCGCAGCCCAACTCGGCCAG CTCTGGTCCCACGCCGTCTCCGGGCGGGTTCCAGCCCAGCCCGTCCCCCCAGCCCTCACAAAGTCCCTCAACCGCCAGGACGCCCCAGAATTATGGAGTCCCCTCCCCTGGCCCGCTCAGCACTCCAG GAAACCCGAACTCTGTGATGAGTCCGGCAGGGGCGGCGTCCCAGGAGGACCAGCAGTACATGGAGAAACTCAAACAACTTTCCAAATACATCGAGCCACTACGCCGCATGATCAACAAGATTGACAAGAACGaag aACGGAAGAAGGACCTCAGCAAGATGAAGAGTCTCCTCAACATCCTCACGGACCCCAACACCAG GTGCCCTCTGAAGACTCTGCAGAAGTGCGAGATCGCGCTGGAGAAGCTGAAGAACGACATGGCCGTG CCCACCCCCCCGCCGCCCCCACTGGCGACCAAGCAGCAGTATTTGTGTCAGCCGCTCCTGGACGCCGTCATGGCCAACCTCCGCTCGCCCGTCTTCAACCACTCTCTGCACCGCACCTTCGCCCCCGCCATGGCCGCCATTCACGGCCCCCCCATCAC cggTCCCCCTGTCTCGTCCCGCAAGAGGAAGTCGGACGAGGACGAGCGCCAGACGGTCCCCGACATCCTGCAGGGGGAGGTGGCCCGCCTGGACGTCAAGTTCCTGGTGCACCTGGACCCGGCCCACTGCAGCAACAATGGCGCCGTGCACCTGGTGTGCAAGTTGG AGGACAAAAACCTCCCCAGTGTTCCTCCACTGCAGCTCAGCGTTCCTGCCGACTATCCAGACCAAAGTCCCTACTGGGCCGACCACGCCGATCAGTACG GCGCCAACCACTTCCTGCAGGCGGTGCACAGGACCCTGGCGTCCAAGCTGCTGCAGCTTCCCGACAAACACTCGCTGACGGAGGTTCTGCACACGTGGGCGCAGAGCGTCCGCCAGGCCTGCTTGTCCGCCGCGTGA
- the med15 gene encoding mediator of RNA polymerase II transcription subunit 15 isoform X1, translating into MEVPGPDSDWRSPQFRQKVVAQIEEAMRKAGSGHNKSSTDMENHVYVKAKSREEYLSLVARLIIHYRDIHKKTLGGPDPINALTNLTGVGGGPGPVGMGPRPAGAPMGAMGQIGQHAMPGVSGNPQPLGGPAQLSMQQQQQNLQFQQFQAQQQQFQVQQQLRAQQQQNQQQQNQMHQSRMQQQQQQQMVQLQLQQQHAQAQAQAQSIQHMVQQQQAQPGPMQPLLQQQQAAMVPQSLAAQMAPAPQHVPINSLSQQQHQLKMQQAFQVRAALQQQQQAAAVQAQMAAASGQLVRPNMQMPARLTRPPPAPSIPPPNAAVTQQAQQHAMMSSPSPVQVQTPQSMPPPPQPSPQPPASQPNSASSGPTPSPGGFQPSPSPQPSQSPSTARTPQNYGVPSPGPLSTPGNPNSVMSPAGAASQEDQQYMEKLKQLSKYIEPLRRMINKIDKNEERKKDLSKMKSLLNILTDPNTRCPLKTLQKCEIALEKLKNDMAVPTPPPPPLATKQQYLCQPLLDAVMANLRSPVFNHSLHRTFAPAMAAIHGPPITGPPVSSRKRKSDEDERQTVPDILQGEVARLDVKFLVHLDPAHCSNNGAVHLVCKLEDKNLPSVPPLQLSVPADYPDQSPYWADHADQYGANHFLQAVHRTLASKLLQLPDKHSLTEVLHTWAQSVRQACLSAA; encoded by the exons cgAGGAGGCCATGAGGAAGGCGGGAAGCGGACATAACAAGTCCAGCACGGACATGGAGAACCACGTTTACGTCAAAGCAAAGTCCAGA GAGGAGTATCTGTCCCTGGTGGCCCGGCTCATCATCCACTACCGCGACATCC ACAAGAAAACCCTGGGAGGTCCAG ATCCCATCAATGCCCTGACTAACCTGACGGGCGTCGGAGGAGGCCCGGGCCCCGTCGGCATGGGACCCCGCCCCGCCGGTGCCCCCATGGGGGCCATGGGGCAGATAGGCCAGCACGCCATGCCCGGGGTGTCTGGAAACCCGCAACCCT TGGGGGGTCCCGCCCAGTTGTccatgcagcagcagcagcagaacttGCAGTTCCAACAGTTCCAGGCTCAGCAGCAGCAGTTCCAGGTTCAGCAGCAGTTGAGagcccagcagcagcagaaccagcagcagcagaaccAG ATGCATCAGTCCAGgatgcagcaacagcagcagcagcagatggTGCAGTtgcagctgcagcagcagcacgCGCAGGCGCAGGCGCAGGCGCAGTCCATCCAGCACATGgtccagcagcagcaggcgcAGCCGGGCCCCATGCAGCCGCTCCTGCAGCAGCAACAGGCCGCCATGGTTCCGCAGTCTCTGGCCGCGCAGATGGCGCCCGCTCCCCAGCACGTCCCCATCAACTCGCTGAGTCAGCAGCAGCACCAGCTCAAGATGCAGCAGGCCTTCCAG gtccGGGCGGCGttgcagcaacagcagcaggcGGCGGCCGTGCAGGCGCAGATGGCCGCCGCGTCAGGACAG CTGGTGCGACCCAACATGCAGATGCCGGCCCGGCTGACCCGCCCTCCCCCGGCCCCGTCCATCCCACCCCCCAACGCCGCTGTAACTCAACAG GCGCAGCAGCACGCGATGATGTCGTCGCCGTCGCCCGTGCAGGTCCAGACCCCCCAGTCCATGCCTCCGCCCCCTCAGCCCTCTCCTCAGCCTCCCGCTTCGCAGCCCAACTCGGCCAG CTCTGGTCCCACGCCGTCTCCGGGCGGGTTCCAGCCCAGCCCGTCCCCCCAGCCCTCACAAAGTCCCTCAACCGCCAGGACGCCCCAGAATTATGGAGTCCCCTCCCCTGGCCCGCTCAGCACTCCAG GAAACCCGAACTCTGTGATGAGTCCGGCAGGGGCGGCGTCCCAGGAGGACCAGCAGTACATGGAGAAACTCAAACAACTTTCCAAATACATCGAGCCACTACGCCGCATGATCAACAAGATTGACAAGAACGaag aACGGAAGAAGGACCTCAGCAAGATGAAGAGTCTCCTCAACATCCTCACGGACCCCAACACCAG GTGCCCTCTGAAGACTCTGCAGAAGTGCGAGATCGCGCTGGAGAAGCTGAAGAACGACATGGCCGTG CCCACCCCCCCGCCGCCCCCACTGGCGACCAAGCAGCAGTATTTGTGTCAGCCGCTCCTGGACGCCGTCATGGCCAACCTCCGCTCGCCCGTCTTCAACCACTCTCTGCACCGCACCTTCGCCCCCGCCATGGCCGCCATTCACGGCCCCCCCATCAC cggTCCCCCTGTCTCGTCCCGCAAGAGGAAGTCGGACGAGGACGAGCGCCAGACGGTCCCCGACATCCTGCAGGGGGAGGTGGCCCGCCTGGACGTCAAGTTCCTGGTGCACCTGGACCCGGCCCACTGCAGCAACAATGGCGCCGTGCACCTGGTGTGCAAGTTGG AGGACAAAAACCTCCCCAGTGTTCCTCCACTGCAGCTCAGCGTTCCTGCCGACTATCCAGACCAAAGTCCCTACTGGGCCGACCACGCCGATCAGTACG GCGCCAACCACTTCCTGCAGGCGGTGCACAGGACCCTGGCGTCCAAGCTGCTGCAGCTTCCCGACAAACACTCGCTGACGGAGGTTCTGCACACGTGGGCGCAGAGCGTCCGCCAGGCCTGCTTGTCCGCCGCGTGA
- the thoc6 gene encoding THO complex subunit 6 homolog — MGPVELLHMSVFSQSFSPCGRFLAAGNNYGEIGIFSLCAALSPDVSEAGRKPVLTFPAHDGPVFCLESFGGHLLSAGDGSVSAWNWAELIKKNVKALWTKRPQYKASMEIPEINAMAVNPRDNSVVFGGGDNNVHVLDLENGVFKSVLRGHSDYVHCLSVREREGEILSGGEDGAVRMWDSRTSQCVHCVDVHKYQKCARPQFGKWISCLTTDSDWMLCGGGPSLSLWHLRSLTPTSVFELNGCQKRASFFQDMILAVGQGPAVSHCLLGGQVKAQIPCTPNNINSLELNTNSAEHQVLTVAGSSQYVDVFTNVSYRAFSLRF, encoded by the exons ATGGGCCCCGTCGAG CTGTTGCACATGTCGGTGTTCTCGCAAAGTTTTTCGCCGTGCGGACGCTTCCTGGCGGCGGGGAACAACTACGGAGAGATCGGCATCTTCAG TTTGTGCGCAGCTCTGAGTCCGGACGTGTCGGAGGCGGGTCGGAAGCCCGTGCTGACCTTTCCAG CTCACGACGGTCCGGTCTTCTGTCTGGAGTCCTTCGGCGGCCATCTTCTGAGCGCCGGCGACGGGTCGGTCAGCGCCTGGAATTGGGCCGAACTCATCAAGAAG AACGTCAAAGCGCTGTGGACCAAGAGACCCCAATACAA GGCCAGCATGGAGATCCCCGAGATCAACGCCATGGCCGTCAACCCTCGA gacaACAGTGTGGTGTTTGGCGGCGGTGACAACAACGTTCACGTCTTGGACCTGGAGAACGGCGTCTTCAAG TCCGTCTTGCGGGGACACTCGGACTACGTTCACTGCCTGAGCGTGAGGGAGCGCGAGGGCGAGATTCTGTCGGGCGGCGAGGACGGCGCTGTCCGGATGTGGG ACAGCAGGACGTCTCAGTGCGTTCACTGCGTGGACGTGCACAAGTACCAA AAATGTGCCCGCCCTCAGTTTGGCAAGTGGATCAGCTGTTTAACGACCGACTCGGATTGGATG CTGTGCGGCGGGGGGCCATCGCTTTCCCTGTGGCACCTTCGTTCTCTGACGCCGACGTCCGTCTTCGAGCTGAACGGCTGCCAGAAACGAGCCAGCTTCTTCCAGGACATG ATTCTGGCGGTGGGCCAAGGCCCCGCCGTGTCCCACTGCCTGCTGGGGGGGCAGGTCAAGGCTCAGATCCCGTGCACGCCCAACAACATCAACAGCCTGGAGCTCAACACCAACAGTGCGGAACACCAG GTGTTGACGGTGGCAGGAAGCAGCCAGTACGTGGACGTGTTCACCAACGTGTCCTACAGAGCCTTCTCACTCCGCTTTTGA